In a genomic window of Micromonospora cremea:
- the sucB gene encoding 2-oxoglutarate dehydrogenase, E2 component, dihydrolipoamide succinyltransferase, which produces MPVSVTMPRLGESVTEGTVTRWLKQEGDTVEVDEPLLEVSTDKVDTEIPSPAAGVLSRIVVGEDETAEVGSELAVIAGEGESAGGGEAAPQEQQQAPAESVEPAAEPTAAAEGTADEVAQDEAPAAAGAGQGTAVKMPALGESVTEGTVTRWLKQVGETIEVDEPLLEVSTDKVDTEIPSPVAGTVLEIKVAEDETAAVGADLAIIGVAGAAPAQPKPEPKPEPKAEARPAPKAEPKPEPKVEEPTPGTSYNEPSAEAETSAQPVKAEQASQPAAPTPTPQRPSAPAQGGGEEAAGYVTPLVRKLASEHGVDLSSLNGTGVGGRIRKQDVLEAAEKAKAKAAPAAPQQPAAAPSAAPAKPAAKPQPSGKRGTTEKLPRIRKAIATRMHESLHEMAQLTTVVEVDVTRIAKLRAQAKDSFQQRHGVKLSFLPFFALAAVEALQTYPIVNAQLDLAGGTITYPEAEHLGIAVDTERGLLVPVIHNAGDLNLGGIAKRVADLAERTRTNKISPDELAGATFTLTNTGSRGALFDTPIVPSPQSAMLGTGAVVKRPVVVNDPDLGEVVAVRSMVYLAMSYDHRLIDGADAARFLAAVKERLEAGNFESELGLA; this is translated from the coding sequence ATGCCGGTATCGGTCACCATGCCCCGGCTCGGCGAGAGCGTCACCGAGGGCACCGTCACTCGCTGGCTCAAGCAGGAGGGCGACACCGTCGAGGTCGACGAGCCACTGCTCGAGGTCTCGACCGACAAGGTCGACACCGAGATCCCGTCACCCGCGGCGGGAGTGCTGAGCCGGATCGTGGTCGGCGAGGACGAGACCGCGGAGGTCGGCAGCGAGCTGGCTGTCATCGCCGGTGAGGGCGAGTCGGCCGGTGGCGGCGAGGCCGCCCCGCAGGAGCAGCAGCAGGCTCCGGCCGAGTCGGTCGAGCCGGCCGCCGAGCCGACGGCCGCCGCCGAGGGCACCGCGGACGAGGTGGCCCAGGACGAGGCCCCGGCCGCCGCCGGTGCGGGCCAGGGCACCGCGGTGAAGATGCCGGCCCTGGGCGAGAGCGTCACCGAGGGTACGGTCACCCGCTGGCTCAAGCAGGTCGGCGAGACCATCGAGGTGGACGAGCCTCTGCTGGAGGTCTCCACCGACAAGGTCGACACCGAGATCCCGTCGCCGGTCGCCGGCACGGTGCTGGAGATCAAGGTCGCCGAGGACGAGACCGCCGCGGTCGGCGCCGACCTGGCGATCATCGGCGTCGCCGGTGCCGCGCCCGCGCAGCCCAAGCCCGAACCGAAGCCCGAGCCGAAGGCGGAGGCCAGGCCGGCGCCCAAGGCCGAGCCGAAGCCGGAGCCGAAGGTCGAGGAGCCCACGCCGGGCACGTCGTACAACGAGCCGTCCGCGGAGGCCGAGACCTCGGCGCAGCCGGTGAAGGCCGAGCAGGCTTCGCAGCCGGCCGCGCCGACCCCGACGCCGCAGCGCCCGTCCGCCCCGGCGCAGGGTGGCGGCGAGGAGGCCGCCGGGTACGTCACTCCGCTGGTGCGCAAGCTGGCCAGCGAGCACGGCGTCGACCTGTCCTCGCTGAACGGCACCGGCGTGGGTGGCCGGATCCGCAAGCAGGACGTGCTGGAGGCGGCCGAGAAGGCCAAGGCGAAGGCGGCTCCGGCCGCCCCGCAGCAGCCGGCCGCCGCGCCGTCGGCGGCCCCGGCGAAGCCGGCCGCCAAGCCGCAGCCGAGCGGCAAGCGGGGCACCACCGAGAAGCTCCCCCGGATCCGTAAGGCCATCGCCACGCGGATGCACGAGTCGCTGCACGAGATGGCGCAGCTCACCACGGTCGTCGAGGTGGACGTCACCCGGATCGCCAAGCTGCGGGCGCAGGCGAAGGACTCCTTCCAGCAGCGCCACGGCGTGAAGCTGTCCTTCCTGCCGTTCTTCGCCCTGGCGGCCGTCGAGGCGCTGCAGACGTACCCGATCGTCAACGCCCAGCTGGACCTGGCGGGCGGGACGATCACCTACCCGGAGGCGGAGCACCTCGGCATCGCCGTGGACACCGAGCGGGGCCTGCTGGTGCCGGTCATCCACAACGCCGGTGACCTCAACCTGGGCGGCATCGCCAAGCGGGTCGCGGACCTGGCCGAGCGGACCCGGACCAACAAGATCAGCCCGGATGAGCTCGCCGGGGCGACGTTCACGCTGACCAACACGGGCAGCCGGGGTGCGCTCTTCGACACCCCGATCGTGCCGTCGCCGCAGTCGGCGATGCTCGGCACGGGTGCCGTGGTCAAGCGTCCGGTCGTGGTCAACGACCCGGATCTGGGCGAGGTCGTCGCGGTCCGGTCGATGGTCTACCTGGCCATGTCGTATGACCACCGGCTGATCGACGGCGCCGACGCCGCCCGCTTCCTGGCCGCGGTCAAGGAGCGGCTGGAGGCCGGCAACTTCGAGTCGGAGCTGGGCCTGGCCTGA
- a CDS encoding DUF2314 domain-containing protein has product MLITDDFLPVPVPESLSATYLVPMTGLPKVSAKTAVAALTGRLAEPVHGLARQMLDSPLMSVDTRPIAEFPELPPDLLTAFGATEAQLARLAAATHLVVVQAEYRPGWPPAHEWAARAVAAAVAESVDSDVVDVFGLQFLDPATALRSLPDEQGRIRLVDWVLVPYSSDAEGLWFTTKGLRRFGLLELQTQGVPDHLTRAWGAVMTGAARRLLRDWTDGLSGEEVPAFVQLPVLATVTGHDIAVAYGNPEQHGATAPVLLRLELDPATDPEADSFLSLRPPAGHPGPDGRYYAAACATLFSGIQPDVRYARSGDAMSRAVATARAALDDARARFVAGRLPAESQLVVKYGLPGDDGPEYVWAGVTSWETPERIVGVSASDAATDPSVRIGAPVVVEATDVVDWAVLDGTGVIEGGWTQAVLDSGEPPTPTTP; this is encoded by the coding sequence ATGCTCATCACGGACGACTTCCTGCCCGTACCGGTCCCGGAGTCGCTCAGCGCGACCTACCTGGTGCCGATGACGGGGCTGCCGAAGGTCAGTGCGAAGACCGCGGTGGCGGCGCTGACCGGCCGGCTGGCCGAGCCGGTGCACGGGCTGGCCCGGCAGATGCTGGACAGCCCGCTGATGAGCGTGGACACCCGGCCGATCGCCGAGTTCCCCGAGCTGCCACCGGATCTGCTCACCGCGTTCGGCGCCACCGAGGCGCAGCTGGCGCGGCTGGCCGCGGCGACCCATTTGGTGGTGGTGCAGGCCGAGTACCGGCCCGGCTGGCCGCCGGCGCACGAGTGGGCGGCCCGGGCGGTGGCGGCGGCGGTGGCGGAGTCCGTCGACAGCGACGTGGTGGACGTCTTCGGCCTGCAGTTCCTCGACCCGGCGACCGCGCTGCGCTCGCTCCCCGACGAGCAGGGCCGGATCCGGCTGGTGGACTGGGTGCTGGTGCCGTACTCCTCCGACGCGGAGGGGCTGTGGTTCACCACCAAGGGGCTGCGCCGCTTCGGGCTGCTGGAGTTGCAGACCCAGGGGGTGCCCGACCACCTCACCCGGGCCTGGGGCGCGGTGATGACCGGGGCGGCGCGACGGCTGCTGCGGGACTGGACCGACGGGCTCTCCGGCGAGGAGGTGCCGGCGTTCGTGCAGCTGCCGGTGCTGGCTACGGTGACCGGGCACGACATTGCGGTGGCGTACGGCAACCCGGAGCAGCACGGTGCGACCGCGCCGGTGCTGCTGCGCCTGGAACTGGACCCGGCGACCGACCCGGAGGCCGACTCGTTCCTCAGCCTGCGCCCGCCGGCCGGGCATCCGGGTCCGGACGGGCGCTACTACGCCGCCGCCTGCGCGACGCTGTTCTCCGGGATCCAGCCGGACGTGCGCTACGCCCGCTCCGGCGACGCGATGAGCCGCGCGGTCGCCACCGCCCGGGCGGCGCTGGACGACGCGCGGGCCCGGTTCGTCGCCGGCAGGCTGCCCGCGGAGTCCCAGTTGGTGGTCAAGTACGGCCTGCCCGGCGACGACGGGCCGGAGTACGTCTGGGCCGGCGTCACCTCGTGGGAGACCCCGGAGCGGATCGTCGGCGTGAGCGCCAGCGACGCCGCCACCGACCCCTCGGTGCGGATCGGCGCCCCGGTCGTGGTGGAGGCGACCGACGTGGTCGACTGGGCGGTGCTGGACGGCACCGGCGTGATCGAGGGCGGCTGGACCCAGGCCGTCCTCGACTCCGGCGAACCCCCAACCCCCACAACCCCCTGA
- a CDS encoding adenosylcobinamide-GDP ribazoletransferase yields the protein MPAESRLAAGARLAVTTFSTLPVRAGRIDRPVAGTAMALAPAVGALLGALLAGVLLLAGTFAPPLVAAGVTVGAAALLTRGLHLDGLADTVDALGSYRRGAAALEIMKKPDVGPFGVVALVVVLLVQAAALAELANRSWPACLAAVVAATAAGRLGVTAACRRGVPAARPDGLGAMVAGTVGPVALAAGAITVVLLAVPAVPGRPWQGPLAVAAAFAVTVPLLAHVVRRFGGMTGDVLGATVEVVTTLVYLGLVLSG from the coding sequence GTGCCGGCTGAGTCGCGGCTCGCCGCGGGGGCCCGGCTGGCGGTCACCACGTTCAGCACGTTGCCGGTCCGGGCCGGACGGATCGACCGCCCGGTGGCTGGCACGGCGATGGCGCTCGCCCCGGCGGTCGGCGCCCTGCTCGGCGCGCTGCTGGCCGGCGTGCTGCTGCTGGCTGGCACGTTCGCTCCCCCACTGGTGGCCGCCGGCGTGACGGTCGGTGCGGCCGCCCTGCTCACCCGGGGGTTGCACCTGGACGGGCTGGCCGACACCGTGGACGCGCTCGGCTCGTACCGGCGGGGCGCGGCCGCGCTGGAGATCATGAAGAAGCCGGACGTCGGCCCGTTCGGGGTGGTCGCCCTGGTGGTCGTCCTGCTGGTGCAGGCGGCGGCGCTCGCCGAACTGGCCAATCGGTCCTGGCCGGCATGCCTCGCGGCGGTGGTCGCGGCGACCGCCGCCGGCCGGCTGGGTGTGACGGCGGCCTGCCGGCGGGGCGTACCGGCGGCACGGCCGGACGGGCTGGGCGCGATGGTGGCCGGCACGGTCGGCCCGGTGGCGCTGGCCGCCGGCGCGATCACCGTCGTGCTGCTGGCGGTTCCCGCGGTGCCGGGCCGCCCATGGCAGGGGCCGCTGGCCGTCGCCGCCGCGTTCGCCGTCACGGTGCCGCTGCTGGCCCACGTGGTACGCCGTTTCGGCGGGATGACCGGCGACGTGCTCGGCGCGACCGTCGAGGTTGTCACCACGCTGGTCTACCTGGGTCTGGTGCTGTCCGGCTGA
- the gcvT gene encoding glycine cleavage system aminomethyltransferase GcvT — translation MTDVTSDAAATRLRRSPLHERHTAAGAKFAPFGGWEMPLEYAGGGVLKEHTAVRSAVGVFDVSHLGKARVSGLGAADFVNACLSNDLGRIGPGRAQYTLCCDDATGGVVDDIIAYLYADDHVFLIPNAANTAEVVRRLRAAAPEQITVTDEHEAYAVLAVQGPRSAELLGALGLPNEHGYMSFSAATLAGVELTVCRTGYTGELGYELVVPAAHAVTVWDALFAAGESFGLRACGLAARDTLRTEMGYPLHGQDLSLDITPVQARSGWAVGWDKPAFWGRDALRAEKADGPRRTLRGLVAVDRAIPRPGMTLHVGDVQVGTVTSGTFSPTRKQGIALALLDTDAKLADGDLVEVEIRGRRAPMQVTKPPFVNPSVK, via the coding sequence ATGACCGACGTGACCTCCGACGCCGCCGCGACCCGGCTGCGCCGTTCCCCGCTGCACGAGCGGCACACCGCCGCCGGCGCCAAGTTCGCCCCCTTCGGGGGCTGGGAGATGCCGCTGGAGTACGCCGGCGGCGGGGTGCTCAAGGAGCACACCGCGGTGCGGAGCGCGGTGGGGGTCTTCGACGTGTCGCACCTGGGCAAGGCCCGGGTGAGCGGCCTTGGCGCCGCGGACTTCGTCAACGCCTGCCTGAGCAACGACCTGGGTCGGATCGGGCCCGGCCGGGCGCAGTACACGCTCTGCTGCGACGACGCCACCGGCGGCGTGGTGGACGACATCATCGCCTACCTGTACGCCGACGACCACGTCTTCCTGATCCCGAACGCGGCGAACACCGCCGAGGTGGTCCGCCGGCTGCGGGCCGCCGCGCCGGAGCAGATCACCGTCACCGACGAGCACGAGGCGTACGCCGTGCTGGCCGTGCAGGGCCCGCGCTCGGCCGAGCTGCTGGGCGCCCTGGGCCTGCCCAACGAGCACGGCTACATGAGTTTCTCCGCCGCCACCCTGGCCGGGGTCGAACTGACGGTCTGCCGCACCGGCTACACCGGGGAGCTGGGCTACGAGCTGGTCGTGCCGGCGGCGCACGCGGTCACGGTCTGGGACGCGCTCTTCGCCGCCGGCGAGAGCTTCGGGCTGCGCGCCTGCGGGCTGGCCGCCCGGGACACGCTGCGCACCGAGATGGGCTACCCGCTGCACGGGCAGGACCTGTCCCTGGACATCACCCCGGTGCAGGCACGGTCCGGCTGGGCGGTGGGCTGGGACAAGCCGGCCTTCTGGGGCCGCGACGCGCTGCGCGCCGAGAAGGCCGACGGCCCCCGGCGTACGCTGCGCGGCCTGGTGGCCGTCGATCGGGCCATTCCGCGGCCGGGGATGACCCTGCACGTCGGTGACGTGCAGGTCGGCACTGTCACCAGCGGCACCTTCTCGCCGACCCGCAAGCAGGGCATCGCGCTGGCCCTGCTGGACACCGACGCCAAGCTCGCCGACGGCGACCTCGTCGAGGTCGAGATCCGTGGCCGCCGCGCCCCCATGCAGGTGACCAAACCCCCGTTCGTCAACCCCTCAGTCAAGTAA
- a CDS encoding bifunctional adenosylcobinamide kinase/adenosylcobinamide-phosphate guanylyltransferase has protein sequence MSVDGWNTVLVLGGIRSGKSEFAESLVTDAPVVRYLATAAEGDPEDTEWASRLAAHRARRPGSWSTEETAADPRRLADVLASAQPNETLLVDDLGGWVTVLLDPDHQPADDVATIAELAEAIRACPARVVLVSPEVGLSLVPTTPLGRAFTDALGAANRAVADACDAVVLVVAGQPAWLKPAVPPATAAGAVPAAPATRTAPVGSGPVGVDSADVEPTPEVQLPDVLTHTPPAAPNQEPGNPWAAPTMALPMVATGLVIQPGMELPMPDEYTGPQAVDRLATLDVPGAGLGVLDRVVGFAAATQGTSTPVAWNSVRVLLLHGDHAGGASAGTVAGESARRAGQARAGQGALARLAAESGASLQVVDTPGAAPMEDQPALTLEQVESALRYGWRLAEQAADAGVQLLVLAACGAGTEAAAAAVLAATAGAEPPAVLGRVITHSGEIDDAAWMIRCAAVRDALHRTRRSPRGAKDVLAELGGGDVAVATGVLLGATARRMPVLLDGPVGLAAGMVSRDLAGQARHWCLLADDGGHPAVRLAADVLGLTPLLDLRLDLGEGANALVALPLLRSVLSLAAALPVHPSLAGGGEPDQGAEEPEETEPEETEPEDTEPEDTEPEDTEPDYAEPEPAGPGPATTGADEQPASGWRAG, from the coding sequence TGGTCACCGACGCGCCGGTGGTCCGATATCTCGCCACCGCTGCGGAGGGCGACCCGGAGGACACCGAGTGGGCGAGCCGCCTGGCCGCGCACCGCGCCCGGCGGCCGGGCAGCTGGAGCACCGAGGAGACCGCGGCCGACCCGCGGCGGCTGGCCGACGTCCTCGCGTCCGCCCAGCCCAACGAGACGCTGCTCGTGGACGACCTCGGCGGCTGGGTGACGGTGCTGCTCGACCCGGACCATCAGCCCGCCGACGACGTGGCGACCATCGCTGAGCTGGCCGAGGCGATCCGCGCCTGCCCGGCGCGGGTGGTGCTGGTCAGCCCCGAGGTGGGGTTGTCCCTGGTGCCCACCACGCCGCTGGGCCGGGCGTTCACCGACGCGCTCGGCGCGGCCAACCGGGCGGTCGCCGACGCCTGCGACGCGGTGGTGCTGGTGGTCGCCGGCCAGCCGGCCTGGCTGAAGCCGGCCGTGCCGCCCGCGACCGCCGCCGGTGCCGTGCCGGCGGCACCCGCCACCCGGACCGCGCCGGTCGGGTCCGGGCCGGTCGGAGTGGATTCGGCCGACGTCGAGCCCACCCCCGAGGTGCAGCTGCCGGACGTGCTGACCCACACGCCGCCGGCTGCCCCGAACCAGGAGCCCGGCAACCCCTGGGCCGCGCCGACCATGGCGCTGCCGATGGTGGCCACCGGGCTGGTCATCCAGCCGGGCATGGAGCTGCCGATGCCCGACGAGTACACCGGCCCCCAGGCGGTGGACCGGCTGGCCACGTTGGACGTGCCCGGCGCCGGGCTGGGCGTGCTGGACCGCGTCGTCGGCTTTGCCGCCGCCACGCAGGGCACCTCGACCCCGGTCGCCTGGAACTCCGTGCGGGTGCTGCTGCTGCACGGTGACCACGCTGGCGGGGCCTCGGCCGGCACCGTCGCCGGCGAGTCGGCACGTCGGGCCGGGCAGGCCCGCGCCGGGCAGGGCGCGTTGGCCCGGCTGGCCGCCGAGAGTGGAGCCAGCCTCCAGGTGGTGGACACTCCAGGCGCCGCGCCCATGGAGGACCAGCCGGCGCTCACCCTCGAGCAGGTGGAGTCGGCGCTGCGCTACGGCTGGCGGTTGGCCGAGCAGGCCGCCGACGCCGGCGTACAGCTGCTGGTGCTGGCCGCGTGCGGCGCCGGCACCGAGGCCGCCGCCGCGGCGGTGCTGGCGGCCACCGCGGGCGCCGAGCCGCCGGCCGTGCTCGGTCGGGTGATCACCCACTCCGGCGAGATCGACGACGCGGCGTGGATGATCCGCTGCGCGGCGGTACGCGACGCGTTGCACCGCACCCGCCGCTCGCCTCGGGGCGCCAAGGACGTGCTGGCCGAACTGGGCGGCGGCGACGTGGCGGTGGCCACCGGCGTGCTGCTCGGCGCCACCGCCCGCCGGATGCCGGTGCTGCTGGACGGGCCGGTCGGGCTGGCCGCGGGCATGGTCAGCCGCGACCTGGCCGGGCAGGCGCGGCACTGGTGCCTGCTCGCCGACGACGGCGGTCACCCGGCGGTGCGGCTGGCCGCCGACGTGCTCGGCCTCACACCGCTGCTCGACCTGCGGCTGGATCTCGGCGAGGGGGCCAACGCGCTGGTCGCGCTCCCGCTGCTGCGCTCGGTGCTGTCCCTGGCCGCCGCGCTGCCGGTCCACCCGTCGCTGGCCGGCGGCGGGGAGCCGGACCAGGGCGCCGAGGAGCCGGAGGAGACCGAGCCGGAGGAGACCGAGCCGGAGGACACCGAGCCGGAGGACACCGAGCCGGAGGACACCGAGCCCGACTACGCCGAGCCGGAGCCGGCCGGGCCGGGCCCGGCCACCACCGGGGCGGACGAGCAGCCGGCGTCGGGCTGGCGTGCCGGCTGA
- a CDS encoding leucyl aminopeptidase, with protein MTSPRTTTLSLVDTDPAELAVDAIVIGVHSQTGEQGATGGLAGTLLLASGAESIAAAFDGKLTETLALLGATGGPGEVIKLATLGTVTAPLVTAVGLGPEPSGAAPAPETLRRAAGAAIRALAGASKVALAMPLPDDADAPAALRAVAEGALLGGYRFAGYKTRPQPTRREPVAEVLVSVPDAGDAGALAEISRAQVVAGAVRLSRDWVNTAPNELRPPSFADAVADAARAAGLGVEVLDEAALAAGGYGGIVAVGQGSEAPPRLVKLTYTPQDGGNGKRVALVGKGITFDTGGISIKPAQGMWEMKSDMAGAAAVGAAMLAIAALKPTVAVSAYLPMAENMPSGTSYRPGDVISMYSGKKVEVLNTDAEGRMILADAIARACEDGTDYLFETSTLTGGQVIALGKRVAGVMGTPELCERVRTVGDSVGEPAWPMPLPDDVRKGMDSDVADISQVNAGMDRAGHMLQGGVFLREFVTDDVAWAHIDIAGPGYHSGEPTGYWTKGGTGVPVRTLVQLVEDVAVNG; from the coding sequence GTGACATCGCCCCGCACCACCACCCTGAGCCTGGTCGACACCGACCCGGCGGAGCTCGCCGTCGACGCGATCGTGATCGGCGTGCACAGCCAGACCGGAGAGCAGGGCGCCACCGGCGGCCTCGCCGGCACCCTGCTGCTCGCCAGCGGCGCGGAGAGCATCGCCGCCGCGTTCGACGGCAAGCTGACCGAGACGCTGGCGCTGCTCGGCGCGACCGGCGGCCCGGGCGAGGTGATCAAGCTGGCCACGCTGGGCACGGTCACCGCCCCGCTGGTCACGGCGGTCGGGCTCGGCCCGGAGCCGTCGGGTGCCGCCCCGGCCCCGGAGACCCTGCGCCGGGCGGCCGGCGCCGCGATCCGTGCCTTGGCGGGCGCGTCGAAGGTGGCGCTGGCCATGCCACTGCCGGACGACGCCGACGCGCCGGCCGCGCTGCGCGCGGTCGCGGAGGGCGCGCTGCTCGGCGGGTACCGGTTCGCCGGCTACAAGACCCGGCCGCAGCCGACCCGACGGGAGCCGGTGGCCGAGGTGCTGGTCTCGGTGCCGGACGCCGGCGACGCGGGCGCCCTGGCGGAGATCAGCCGGGCGCAGGTGGTGGCGGGCGCGGTCCGGCTCAGCCGGGACTGGGTGAACACCGCGCCGAATGAGCTGCGTCCGCCGTCGTTCGCCGACGCGGTGGCCGACGCCGCCCGTGCGGCGGGCCTGGGCGTCGAGGTGCTGGACGAGGCGGCCCTGGCCGCCGGCGGGTACGGCGGCATCGTCGCGGTCGGGCAGGGCTCGGAGGCCCCGCCGCGCCTGGTGAAGCTCACCTACACCCCGCAGGACGGCGGCAACGGCAAGCGGGTCGCGCTGGTCGGCAAGGGGATCACCTTCGACACCGGCGGCATCTCGATCAAGCCGGCGCAGGGCATGTGGGAGATGAAGTCCGACATGGCGGGCGCCGCCGCCGTGGGTGCCGCCATGCTGGCGATCGCCGCGCTCAAGCCGACGGTGGCGGTCAGCGCCTACCTGCCGATGGCGGAGAACATGCCGTCGGGCACCAGCTACCGGCCGGGTGACGTCATCAGCATGTACAGCGGCAAGAAGGTGGAGGTGCTCAACACCGACGCCGAGGGCCGGATGATCCTGGCCGACGCGATCGCCCGCGCCTGCGAGGACGGCACGGACTACCTGTTCGAGACCTCCACCCTGACCGGCGGCCAGGTGATCGCGCTGGGCAAGCGCGTGGCCGGCGTCATGGGCACCCCGGAGCTGTGCGAGCGGGTCCGGACGGTCGGCGACTCGGTCGGCGAGCCGGCCTGGCCGATGCCGCTGCCGGACGACGTGCGCAAGGGCATGGACTCCGACGTGGCAGACATCTCGCAGGTCAACGCCGGGATGGACCGGGCCGGGCACATGTTGCAGGGCGGAGTGTTCCTGCGCGAGTTCGTGACCGACGACGTGGCGTGGGCGCACATCGACATCGCCGGGCCGGGCTACCACTCCGGCGAGCCGACCGGCTACTGGACCAAGGGCGGCACCGGCGTGCCGGTCCGCACCCTGGTGCAGCTGGTCGAGGACGTCGCCGTCAACGGCTGA
- the lpdA gene encoding dihydrolipoyl dehydrogenase, with protein MSEPNDATFDIVILGGGSGGYAAALRAAQLDLSVALIEKGKLGGTCLHNGCIPTKALLHAAEIADQTRESEQFGIKAELVGIDMAGVNSYKDGVISRLYKGLQGLVGGSKNITLVAGAGKLVGSNVVEVDGKRYTGRNIILASGSYAKSLPGLEVDGERIITSDHALTLDRVPSSVIVLGGGVIGVEFASVWKSFGVDVTIVEALPRLVAAEDEESSKALERAFRKRKINFKVGKPFEKVEKTETGVKLTIQGGETVEAELLLVAVGRGPTTANLGYEEQGVKMDRGYVLTDERLRTSVPNVYAVGDIVPGLQLAHRGFQQGIFVAEEIAGQNPAVIDEVGIPRVTYSDPELASVGLTEAKAKEQYGADKVKTYNYNLGGNGKSQILKTAGFVKLVRVDDGPVVGVHMVGARVGELVGEAQLIYNWEAYPAEVAQLVHAHPTQSEALGEAHMALAGKPLHSHA; from the coding sequence GTGAGCGAGCCGAACGACGCAACCTTCGACATCGTCATCCTCGGAGGTGGCAGCGGCGGCTACGCGGCGGCGCTGCGCGCCGCCCAACTGGACCTCTCCGTCGCGCTGATCGAGAAGGGCAAGCTGGGCGGCACCTGCCTGCACAACGGCTGCATCCCGACGAAGGCCCTGCTGCACGCCGCCGAGATCGCCGACCAGACCCGCGAGTCGGAGCAGTTCGGTATCAAGGCCGAGCTGGTCGGGATCGACATGGCCGGGGTCAACTCCTACAAGGACGGCGTGATCTCCCGCCTGTACAAGGGCCTGCAGGGCCTGGTGGGCGGCTCGAAGAACATCACCCTCGTGGCCGGCGCCGGCAAGCTGGTCGGCAGCAACGTGGTCGAGGTCGACGGCAAGCGTTACACCGGCCGCAACATCATCCTGGCCTCCGGCTCGTACGCCAAGAGCCTGCCCGGCCTGGAGGTCGACGGCGAGCGGATCATCACCAGCGACCACGCGCTCACCCTGGACCGGGTGCCGTCGTCGGTGATCGTGCTCGGCGGCGGCGTGATCGGCGTCGAGTTCGCCAGCGTGTGGAAGTCCTTCGGCGTCGACGTGACGATCGTCGAGGCGCTGCCCCGCCTGGTGGCCGCCGAGGACGAGGAGTCGTCGAAGGCGCTGGAGCGGGCGTTCCGCAAGCGGAAGATCAACTTCAAGGTCGGCAAGCCGTTCGAGAAGGTCGAGAAGACCGAGACCGGCGTCAAGCTGACCATCCAGGGCGGCGAGACCGTCGAGGCCGAGCTGCTGCTCGTCGCCGTCGGTCGCGGCCCGACCACCGCCAACCTCGGGTACGAGGAGCAGGGCGTCAAGATGGACCGCGGCTACGTGCTGACCGACGAGCGGCTGCGCACCAGCGTGCCGAACGTCTACGCGGTCGGCGACATCGTGCCCGGCCTCCAGCTCGCGCACCGCGGCTTCCAGCAGGGCATCTTCGTCGCCGAGGAGATCGCCGGCCAGAACCCGGCCGTGATCGACGAGGTCGGCATCCCGCGGGTCACGTACTCCGACCCGGAGCTGGCGTCGGTCGGCCTGACCGAGGCGAAGGCCAAGGAGCAGTACGGCGCCGACAAGGTCAAGACGTACAACTACAACCTGGGTGGCAACGGCAAGAGCCAGATCCTCAAGACGGCCGGCTTCGTGAAGCTTGTCCGGGTGGACGACGGCCCGGTGGTCGGCGTGCACATGGTCGGCGCCCGGGTGGGTGAGCTCGTTGGCGAGGCGCAGCTCATCTACAACTGGGAGGCCTACCCGGCGGAGGTCGCCCAGCTCGTGCACGCCCACCCGACCCAGAGCGAGGCCCTGGGCGAGGCGCACATGGCTCTCGCCGGCAAGCCGCTGCACTCGCACGCCTGA